The following is a genomic window from Sporocytophaga myxococcoides DSM 11118.
AAGTTGCAAATTATCCAGGAATATCAGTCTGGAGGCATTACCTTTAAAATGCTTTCAAAGAAATACAACATCAACAAGTCGGTGATAAGTTATTGGGTACGAAAATCTGAAGGCAGACTCAGTGCATTAAAATCAATTACATTTAAAAAAGTGGAATTGAATCAAGAGGAAAAGAAAGATCAAAATCAAGAAATAGAGGCTTT
Proteins encoded in this region:
- a CDS encoding transposase, which encodes MTEIKFLKKRGRGKRKNTQPYDIGLKLQIIQEYQSGGITFKMLSKKYNINKSVISYWVRKSEGRLSALKSITFKKVELNQEEKKDQNQEIEA